In Deltaproteobacteria bacterium, the sequence GCAACCGCCAGATCCGCTCGAAGAGACGCCGGTACTCCCGCTCCGGCAGCCGCTCGATCCGGAATATCAGCGTGGCGTTGTCGAAAACGCCGTCCGGAAATGGATCGAGCCGTTCGAAGGTTAGGAATGATGCCTCGGGAAAGGTCCGCGCCAGCGTTTCGCGGGAGTACCCGGATGTCTCCTCGGAGAGGTCGGCGAAGGTGGCCAGGCACTTGACGGGCCGAAAGAACTCGAGTGAAGAATGCCCGTCGTAGGAGAACAGGTCCAGGCAGGTTCCGCCCTCCAGCGGGAACAGGGATCGGGCCTCGGAGATCTCCAGGGGGGAGAAGATGTCCTGGGGGGTACCTTGAATGGTCTTCCCGCACTCCAGCCGCTGGTGTGTCCGGATCTGCTCCAGGTTCCAGCGATCGGCGTCGTGGGTCAGCGGATAGGCAGGCGCTTCGGAAAAGCGTCCCCAATGGGTTATCTCCTCGATCGGCTTCCTGGAGGGAGGGGGAGGGGCCTCGTCCGGATATCCCGTCAGAACGATCGATGTCAGGAAATATTCCGGCGGGTAACCGAGGATCTTCCGGCAGCGGGCCTCGTTCCCGAAGGAGTTGAGCCAGAGCGCACCCAGTCCCTGGTTCCCCGCCTCGATGAGCATATTTTCGATTGCGGCGGAAGAGGACTGGAATCCTTCCGCCATGTTTTCGTTCCTGTACAGGCATGCGATCGCGACGGGCGCCTCCTTCAGCAGGCGGGACGCTCCCGCATCCCGTACGAGCGCGGCTCTCGCTTCGGCATCTTCGATCACGATGAAGTGCCAATCCTGGCGGTTGCATGCGGAAGGCGCGATCCGCGCGGCTTCGAGAAGCGCGAGGATTTTCCCCCGTTCCACGGGCCGATGCCGGAATCGGCGTACGCTCCTCCGGTTCCGAAGGAGTTCGGATATCGGCGGGATCCTATTTTCCGGCGACATAAAACTGGCGCAACCCGAGATCGGAAAGACCGAGGGCGTTCATGGCAGGTGCAATCCGCTCCGCGAGGGAAAGGAGTGCCCCGCACTCGACGGGGAGAAAGAGGGTCCCTTGATGCTCGCGCAGCCGGAATCCCGCCGCCGCCAGCATCCGCTTCACCTCCCAGGAGAAATAGAACCGGTGGGGCCCCTCCCCGTGGTCCGCTGTCGCCCGTTCGTATAGGCGTTGGGGGAGTTCCATGACGGCTGTCGGCG encodes:
- a CDS encoding nitroreductase family protein, yielding MSPENRIPPISELLRNRRSVRRFRHRPVERGKILALLEAARIAPSACNRQDWHFIVIEDAEARAALVRDAGASRLLKEAPVAIACLYRNENMAEGFQSSSAAIENMLIEAGNQGLGALWLNSFGNEARCRKILGYPPEYFLTSIVLTGYPDEAPPPPSRKPIEEITHWGRFSEAPAYPLTHDADRWNLEQIRTHQRLECGKTIQGTPQDIFSPLEISEARSLFPLEGGTCLDLFSYDGHSSLEFFRPVKCLATFADLSEETSGYSRETLARTFPEASFLTFERLDPFPDGVFDNATLIFRIERLPEREYRRLFERIWRLLRSGGRFLVVFRISSSLYGALHRLLLASRGDNLRKTAVHSFFGPYRPVRPDTVARHARDAGFRVKIHRRFPVPPLLPEFFRLYQQYRRSGGRTYLHREVPENRFAGWMERRLGRDAGKESRFGTLGVAVLTKP